The Festucalex cinctus isolate MCC-2025b chromosome 10, RoL_Fcin_1.0, whole genome shotgun sequence region ACATGTCATTCGTTTGATTAGCGCTTAGCATTTGTTCGATTCAAGTGACAGACAAGTGAGCAttttcatgtctggggtcaaGCTCGACTTGTAAATGCAAGTTTATAAAGTGACagatttgtgaggaaaaaaaacttacgAGATTAAATTATGAAATATGTTGCTCGGttgctatttttaaacaaaacgttCTGTATTGTTGTTAACTTAAAATCAGAAAATTGCGGGTGCAGGACGGTTGAGAAGTCGAAAAGATTGTAAGACAACGGCTAAGCATTAGCCCGCCTATGGTGtttcccattatgtgttagcattaagctaacagaagcggttatttaaaaaaaacaacaacatagcttgaaggtttttttgttttttttttggagacttGTCGGCTAATTCAATCCGTCAAACGGTTGAGTTAATGGCACCACTGGATTTTTTTGTGGTCAAACTGGCCCCCAACCATGTCGACGACAAGGACGAGAAGACAAACCGTCAGCAGGTCTCTCCTGATCCCGCGCAGAGGATTTCCCTCCAGCAGCAGAATCTTCAGCTCGGGCAGCAGGCCGAGCGCGGCCGGAAGTCTGACTCGCAAGGCAGGAAGAtgacggtttaaaaaaaacaaaatgtaacacAGAGAAAGACGGAGGCGGGACTTACACGCCGATGTCGTTGTTGGTGAGGTCGAGTCGCGCGAGCGCGCCGAGCGCCGTCACCTCGTCGGGCAGCGTTGCGATCTTGTTGTCTCGCAGCTCCAGCACGGCGAGCGCGCCCAAGCCGGACATGCGCTCGCCGGACACGTCGGCGATCTGGTTGTTGCCCAGGTACAACTCCTACGCAAACGAAAACGGAGACATTTCCACGTCGTCGGCGATCTGGCTGAGTCCAATTTCTACATTGatgaatacatgaaaatatgcccaactaaaaaaaaaatgaaagaaaatctgAAAAGTCAAATGTGTGCTGTAGCATGACAGCCTATTAGCATTAATATCAAAAAGAGCTCATCTTTTATTTACATCCTGTTTctgaaacaatgtttttttttattattatttattttcattcatttatttatttagttttcttattattatgttatgttttattttattagttattttttattatgttattttattttttttttaaatgtataaaatctgattatacaatattgtattaaaaagtcaaaattcacagtatacagtaaatatttgtataaaaCTATTCAATCGCATAAACATTTTGAGAAAAGTATTTCAACATGGTAGTTAATCACAAATGTAACATCTCAGAGTAACGTTACGAGACGCTGAGTTATTAGCCAATATTGACATGATCAACATTCTTAAATTAGATTGTAATTAATATATAAGCAACTGAGTGGCTCCTTgagctaccaaaaaaaaaaaaaagttgtttctgGTTACCTGCTGTTAAAGTGCTGCCCCCTATTGGCACGGAGTGCAATTGTGCCTTTCTGTCTGCCATCATTCACCTTGAGCGCAGGTGCGCGAAGCGGCGGCAGGTGGCGCAGTTTGTTGTGGCGCAGGTAGAGCTGCTCCAGGGCCGCCATCTGCGACACGCCGGCGGGAACGTCGCTCAGAAGGTTGTTGCTGCAGTCCAGCAGCTTCACATCTGCCAGgacaaaattcaaacaaaacaaaaaaaaacatggaaatgtcattttcgaaggggaaaaaaatggaggtTTTATTTCTGAATCTTACTGGTGAGCTTGCGCAGGCTGTCGGGCAGACAGGTGAGCTTGTTGCGACACAGGTGAAGCttctgcaggccgctgagacgGCCCAGGCCGGACGGAAGCTCCGTCAGCTGGTTGTCGGAAACGTCCTGCAAGGTGACATATGGGGTCAAGCTCCGCCCATTTGTCAAGTATCATTTCCTAGGGATAAACAGATTCTTGGCTGGCCCAATTATCGGCAcagatattaaagggatacttcacctATTTTGCccgttatagcaataaaaagttcagattttgtctatgattaatttgatactttcattattttcacgtgcaatttagtacctttaaaaacacatgttgcaacttgcagtcgactgaaaatgacatcacaagatctcaggtaaccaatcacagctcagctgttttctcgatttggtcatgtgacattcacaagctgagctgtgattggtaacCTGAgatattgtgatgtcattttcagtcgactgcaagttgcaacgtgtttttaaaggtactaattggacatgaaaaataatgaaaatatcaaatttattacaggcaaaatattcatgtttgactgccaaaaatggctaaaaagtaaagtatccctttaagcattttgacgaatatcggcatcatcggccattttgaagaatcatattgctgataatagatccattcggaaaaaaaaaaaaaaaaaaaagtcaacttcagggaactaatttttttatttttttttattttgagagaCTCTGCTGACCTGGGAACTATctgcaccttttgtttttgtttgaaattaatactaaaataagttaaagaaaaataaaaaaaaaatacttcagatattttgaaatactttattgagtgccctgcgattggctggcaaccagtccagggtgtcccctgccaactgcccagagccagctgagataggctccagcaccccccacgacccttgtgaggaagaagcggtcaagaaaatggatggatggatactttaTTGAGTGTCAAAAACCTGTAAAAcagcagccgggagcgaagggaattgcttcagtcaaaatggctgccagtaaatgagctaactaaaataaccatGGTATACACACATTACGTACCTTTCATTGGACTCAACATGGACAATTGTGCGTGTTTACGATGTTGccataaaattgccattaaagAGAAATGTCTCAATATATagaagtatatttttatatatgtagAAGTGTAGTTTTCAGCTCTTATTCATGTTCCCAAGCCATACTaaggaattgaaaaaaaaagctaaatgttGGGATTAATGTCTACCAGCTCGGTGAGCGCCTCCAGTCGTCCCAAGTCCTCGGGCAGCGAATCCAGCAGGTTCTGCTGCAGCGTCAGGCTCCGCAGGTTCCTCAGAGAGTAGACCTCCGGCGGCAGACACGTCAAACGGTTGTGACTGCCGCAACAGACGAGAGCACGTGACGAGTACGAAGCCGGATAATGAAGCGGGATTTGGTGGAGGCGCGCTCGAGTTACCCGACTCGCAGCTGCTGAAGCTCCTGCAGGTCCCCCAAGGCGCCCGGCAGCGTCTCCAGCTGGTTGTCGTGCAGCTAAACGATAGAAACGGGTCCAAACAAGTGAAAAAGAGGCGTCGTCCTTCTGGAGGAAGGTTCAGCAAGATAGTCCACAGGCTCTAAAACGAAAACTGcttgggaaataaaaaaaaattaaaaaaaaaacatctggaaGAAAAACGAGCGCGCCTGTGGGCGCGAGGCGGGCGTACGTCGAGCGTGGTGAGCGCAGGCAGCAGTCGGATGTCGTCGGACAAGCGCGTGAGCCGGTTGGAGGCCAGCAGCAGCTTGGTGAGGTCCGTCTGCTCCCACCAGCGGTCGGACGCGCCGAACGACACGTTGCGATGGGCCTCCTCGGGCGTGTCCACGTTCAGCCGGTATACGCTCGTTGGGACTGGTGGGAggtgaaaaaataaacaccggcgtaaaaagaaaacatttttggtatccagcataataaaaatatcatttcGGTAAGGTATCCATCAGAAATCgtgaaatgaatgtaaaataatgTTAGATACCGTACGAGCATTGAAGGTCGTGTACCGGTATCGTGTGATATACATTATATCGTGAGATGAAGACCCGATAGGTTGGCTGTGATTCAATTTTGATTCTCTATTCATTGAAACTGCTTTGATGTCGATTCAGTAAGAAGACGAAATGACATTGTGACGTCTTAGCTGTAGGGAAAGCGTCAAAACTGGCGAAAGCACCTTCGCTAAGGTTCCGATTGGTCAGGTTGAGCGTGCCGCTCTGCCGCGCCGCCTTGAGGAGTCCGGACGGGACGCTGGGCTCGCTCTCGGGCGTCCTGAAGCCCCGCAGCGAGTCCACCTGCTGGGCGCCTCTCGAACGAGACATTTTCCACTCGTTTGGCCTCCAAAGGCCGCCAAGAACGTCTTCAAAGGTTTCTGCCAGGCGTTTGTTTACCTCCACGCCCGGACGCCGCTCACTTCCGCCCGCCAACAGTGACGTAAACGCGTCACTTCCTGCTGCCGCAGCTGCTGAGGGGCGTGTGGCCACGCGTCACTTCCGTTCAAGTTCCGTCACAATAAAGACGCCTATTTTGACTTTAGCGCAGGAGCTAAACGATGATTTTATCCTCCAAAAGAGTacgtatttttttccaatactgTAGAGTATTAAATATGATGACAAATTACTGTTTTTGGAGGTATTTTTTATCCAAAGTAAATGCCAACCTCGAAAGCACATCGCTTCCAGTCGGGTTCCTTCATAATAAAAGCTTTTTCCTCACGAATCGCAGATGCAACGTGTTGTACGTAAATGCGACTCGATAATAAGacaatttaaaataacatttagaaacaaaacaacagcTGTTTCActgtaaaatcaataaaataataataaaaaatattcagtacttTTTACAATGTAGGCGTTGCCTTTAGTGATAGTCTGAAATCATAGCTTTCTTTACAACCGCTCAACTGTCTGTCAATGAAGACAGGTGTTGCCTTCAAGGGCGGTCTGAAATGATAACTTTATTTTCAGGCATTGCTGATCAACTTGTGACATGACAGCTTGACCCACAAATGATCAGTAATTGTCCTCAAGGACAGTCTGAAATCATAACCTTCCTTCTAATTGGTTAAGTTATAATACTATAGTCAATCATACTCGTGTAATGAGTATTCGTGAGGAGCTGTACGATGCTAATGAGTAACATAGCAGGTAGCGTTATGATTCACGCCCTGATAGGAAACCATAAAGTATTGGTGACCTTTGCTCACTGcagtaaaaaaagagaaaaagaaaaaaaaaaaaaaaaaaagacagtcgaGAATCGCATGCATGTAGTCTGTGTTTATGTGTGAACGAGCTACTCGGATACTTTCAGGATGTTTTGGCCATGTTTTGTCATCTTGTGTGCACTGCAAAGTGCAGCACAGGCCTCCACTCACAAaggtaacgttttttttttcttttctttcaggcTTGGCTGAACTTTTGTGAGGTACATTCACTGATGAGGTCAAATGTCAGCAAATGTTTACGTTCAAATGTGTATGTaaaatggtttattttattttataattagcTGAATATTTCGattcataaacatacatgtacaattgtaccattttattttttatttataataaattatttgaCAAAATATAAGATAAAGAACTAAAAACGAATAGTTCAATGTAAAACACTCAttcagtcacattttttttatttgtaattaataaatAGGCTAATCAgtgatttaatatttttataaatgaaataaatattgagataaagtttattaaaaaaaaaaaaagtatcttaatGAATGCAATAAATATTTCATGAGTCTGAATACAAATACTGGAGGCAGAATAGCAT contains the following coding sequences:
- the lrrc40 gene encoding leucine-rich repeat-containing protein 40, which produces MSRSRGAQQVDSLRGFRTPESEPSVPSGLLKAARQSGTLNLTNRNLSEVPTSVYRLNVDTPEEAHRNVSFGASDRWWEQTDLTKLLLASNRLTRLSDDIRLLPALTTLDLHDNQLETLPGALGDLQELQQLRVGHNRLTCLPPEVYSLRNLRSLTLQQNLLDSLPEDLGRLEALTELDVSDNQLTELPSGLGRLSGLQKLHLCRNKLTCLPDSLRKLTNVKLLDCSNNLLSDVPAGVSQMAALEQLYLRHNKLRHLPPLRAPALKELYLGNNQIADVSGERMSGLGALAVLELRDNKIATLPDEVTALGALARLDLTNNDIGVLPAALGLLPELKILLLEGNPLRGIRRDLLTKGTNELLKYLRGRIKEEPDSAGGDVPTAMTLPSQAAVNLHSIKTLKSLVYSDKKAELIPDELFQAAAEHAVTSADLSKNLLSDVPPRLAETRASLMDLNMAFNKLSCCSLVCSLTNLRHLDLRNNQLGDLPSDLNNLSKLHSLVLNCNKFKSFPEVLYDMPSLESVLLGNNQVGDVDPARLLRLVRLSTLDLSNNDLLNVPPQLGLCTTLRCLSLEGNPFRSPRAAIVAKGTDAILEYLRSRIPT